A stretch of DNA from Coccidioides posadasii str. Silveira chromosome 1, complete sequence:
GATGTTCGGGTCATGGGCGACCAGAGGACTGTTGTGAGCCAAAGGATACGCAGGTTGGGGAGAAAATTTGGCAGGAAGTGCTGCGGTAGAACAGGAGAATGCTGCTGTTAGCAGCAGCGCGAGGAAGGTCCGGAACATGACACAAGGAGAGACTGGGTGTAAGATGAACTGTTTTCTCGGAAATAGCAGTGTAGAGATTAACCCCATATGGTGTGTAAAATGTCGGGAATATAAaatagtactccgtatttcaGATTGTATCCTCTGAAATTTAAAAACGGGGTGAGGCATCAGCATTGCACTCATAATTCGCTCCCTAGATATATCAAGTCTTATGAAGCACTGCCGTGAAGGCAGTGTTCGCCTGGAATTCCCTCAAATTGAGCATAAACAGGATTTTACTTTGGGCATGGCAACGCAAGATCAACATTTCACAACAGCAATGAAGCAATCCAATTGATGCTCTTTTCCCAGAAATGTTTATCTTATTCATACAACACGTCCTAAACAGGCTCATTCGTGTCGTGTTGTGGCTGTGAAAGAGAGCATCAAATCAGCGATGATTTAGAGGGAGAGTGGAAGCTGGTTAAAAGTCCCATCAGATCAGCTCCGATGACATCACTAGCTATGATCATCCTTCTATTCTCAGCTGCGTCAGTATGCCTATGCTTGCTGGTGTTGGGCCCATCGTCCTACTTGCTATCCTCAAGGTTGGAAGTTCCATACGAaatatggagtactccgtacggtgAGCGGAAAAGGGTCCAACGGGGGCATCCGCCAAGCCGACAGGTGACGCTTGAGTTGGCTAACTCAGGACGTAGTTGGTTAAAGCAGCCCCTAAGTCCTTTTCAGTCTTCCGCCTGGAACGGGCCCCCGGAGATATGGGCGAAGCCTATTTCCGGTGCCCAAACCACAGGGCCTTCTGCAATACCCCAAATCGCGTTTTCAATGCTGAGCGATAATGGCATTTCATATTCTATCAATTAATTAACAGGGGCCACCCAAGATTGATCCCAACGAGGTTGTACCTTCTTAGCCCCCCCAGCCCTATTGATCGCTTAGGTGTTGCACGGATACCTGGGCCTTCTGTTGCGCGTGGCGAAACGCGTGTCTTTTACAGTGCGATGAAGTTGGAAATTGCCTAAGGGTCTGCCCGGGGTATGATTTCCCACCTCTCAACAGTTATCCACTGGCGGTGCGATCTATTAGCGCCATCCCCGAATACCTAGGTAAGACTCATGTTGCTTTCATCGTTCTATGATTCTATCCGGCCCCAACATTGGAAGCGGACTTCATGACGGTGAATCCAACCGAAGAGTTCGTGATAACTATGAGCTAGCATGTGTCCGAACGTTATCCCTTCATGCGTACACCTGTGCCTTTGACTCCTTTTTAGGTGTAATAATCAAATTACACTTAGCAGTTTTCATCGTTGATTGACATTTTGCATTTTTGACTTGATGATGATGGGATGTGACGAAAATTTTTACGTGGAAATGGCACCCAAGGTACAAGCATACAGACGAGGGAGGCTGTATGTTCTTGCGGATTGTCTTGTTGTGGGTTGATAGCGACATCGGGATCGCGAAGTAAGGATTGCTGCATCCCTAATGGGTCAAGAGGACCGACACCAGGAGTTCATGTCCATGCCATGAAGACTCTAGAAGTTTGTCAAGAAACCGTGTAACACTTTGATTGTTACAGAGTACTTCGTATTGATTTCTGggtttttgttttcttgaTGGGCATTGAAAAAATCTGGCTCTTTCATGTGTGGCAGATCTGTCTATAGCCTCAAAGGGAATAATCGGCGATGTGGGTTGCCGACGCTCTATAATTGGTGGCATTTCACGTCCTATGTTACATTTCTGCACAATTTATTTATGTATTATAGGGTATTGTTTGCAAGGAGCGACCGAATTTGCGTTCTTTGTCTAGCTCCGATGCGCCTCCTCAACATGCATATCGGGCGGTCAAGAAACACTACGCTCCCATGCACGGGAGGAATGGGATCCCGAAGATTTAACATGAGGCCTAACCTGTCCCATGCCATAAAAGTAGTTTGTCTAGTCTTTACTTTTGATTGAACTGTTCATTCCTCCCGAGCTTTTGGCTGTTTCATCAACCGCCAGTATGTTTCAAACATCTCCCAACCAGCTCTTAGCTCTCGGCGGCCTAGGCCTGACTCTTCTTTGGGGTGTGGCATTTTTGAATGGCATGTTTGACAATTTGGACACTGTTCTTGAAACTGGGCTTCTCCCCGACGGACGCGCCCTCCGTACAGTGTACAGCCATAATTGGCTTATAGACAACCGCCTCACGCTCCTCACTGCCTTTTATGATCTTCTCACCAATAGCTTGTCTACTGGACCACCACTCCTCTTCTTTGATGTCAACTACGTTGTTGCGTGTACAAATGTTTGGGTTCTTGTTGAGAGCCGGCGCCGTGGCGTACGGAATTTCTTTTTGAGGCAGTAAGTTGACTTTATGAAATATAAAACGTGATGTTTGTTTGCTAATTTCTCACTGTAGTACCTGGGTTATAATAATTCTTTGGAATGCAACTGGTGCTGCGATTATTCAGCCACTGTACTTTTACTGCGTTTCCAAAAGCAAGGCTGTTTCCCGCGATCCTACGATACCAATAAATGAGGCAATATCCGTGTTCATTACAACAATATTAGCCCTGTTATGTCCATTGCTTCTGTTCCTGCCCTCGTGGCTAAGCTATAGTACTTGGGACCACCATGGCTTCATTGCGTTATTTCATATCTCGCCTATTCTTGTGACGGTTTTATTTATTACAGGGTCTACGGTTTTGTCTTACTGTCGCATGTCAACGCCCAATAAAGCCTCGGAAAACCCAAATGCGGATAAGCTTTGGATTGTCGCCTCCTATATAACTACGGGCACTGTGGCCGCTGCCGTCCATGCCTTCACCGTTATCACGTCTTTAAGAACGTCAAACCCTGATGTTACTTTTACAAGGCTTTTTATTCCGTCTCCTGGCAGGGCCAACCTTTTTCGTACCTGGTTCCCAAAATTTACCTCAGCCTTTCCGGGTCTTCCCGCAAAATATACTGAGCTCTTGGAACAGTATCACCTCTTCTCTCAGTTTGACCTGGTTGTCGTCGCGCTGTCTTGCATTGTTTTTGTCCACTATCTTCTTTCCCACTCGGGAAGTAACAAGGTTGAGCATCATAAAAAGAGGATAGCTTCAGTCGAAAACCGGGAGTTGGTCTATCTTTACCTAGGCACCCTATTTTTAGGACCCGGAGCAGCTGGTTCATTTGCCCTTGCAATTCGCGAGTCTAGAATAAGGCGTTATAATATGCTTAAGGCTCAGTAACCCGGACGCGTGCAAAAATCTGTTTTCGATAGTTGTTCTTGTTAGAGCCTGAATGGGAGGATTCATAGGGTTCAAAATTGATCCGTTCAGCTATAGCTTTCTCTATCGAGGAAATAATTGCTTTTCATATTAGATCCTACTTTCTTTTTCGTTCATTCGAGTTGGTCATCTTCAAGGAATACTTCAGTTGGAGCTTTTGCTTGTTGGTTTCTAGGTAGTTTGATTCATGATAATGAGAAATAAATTTACATAGTAATACAGCCACTATTAGATCAAGTCCTTTATCCATCTTTGAATATATCGGATGTTCTATGATACGTAGGAGGCGAGGAGAACTGAGAAAACAAGTCTCAAAAGTAGAATCTACTGTAGCTGCTAAAAAGTATTGATCCTGGAAACCTAATATACAGGACTATTTCTATTAATGACAGGGAATAAATTGGTTCACGGGCAGGAGCGGGGCCGCAGCCACAGCCCAGTGGAACAGCTCGCCAAGACATTAGTCAACTGAGCTTAACGTGATCTCTGCTTCAGTCAAAAAGCTTGGTTTAACTTCActccacaacaacaccctgGCTCTCACAAACCTGAGCAGCAAACTTCATGATCGTCAAACTCGGAGCGAGAAGTTTCTGGAACGGAAAATCGAGCTCGAACTCCTTGAATATCCAGTTGCGT
This window harbors:
- a CDS encoding uncharacterized protein (antiSMASH:Cluster_1.2~EggNog:ENOG410PTU3~TransMembrane:8 (i9-30o82-100i112-135o155-175i187-210o230-252i305-326o350-371i)) translates to MFQTSPNQLLALGGLGLTLLWGVAFLNGMFDNLDTVLETGLLPDGRALRTVYSHNWLIDNRLTLLTAFYDLLTNSLSTGPPLLFFDVNYVVACTNVWVLVESRRRGVRNFFLRHTWVIIILWNATGAAIIQPLYFYCVSKSKAVSRDPTIPINEAISVFITTILALLCPLLLFLPSWLSYSTWDHHGFIALFHISPILVTVLFITGSTVLSYCRMSTPNKASENPNADKLWIVASYITTGTVAAAVHAFTVITSLRTSNPDVTFTRLFIPSPGRANLFRTWFPKFTSAFPGLPAKYTELLEQYHLFSQFDLVVVALSCIVFVHYLLSHSGSNKVEHHKKRIASVENRELVYLYLGTLFLGPGAAGSFALAIRESRIRRYNMLKAQ